ACGCCGTCGAACGGGACGTCGAACAGCTCCGCGGCCGTCGCGGCGTGGATGTCCTTGCCCTCGGCGAAGGCGTGCTGCAGGCCCGGGTCGTCGGCGACGTGCGCCAGGATGCGGAGTTCCACCTGGGCGTAATCCGCCGACAGGAAGACCAGGCCGTCGCCGGGGATGAAGCCCTTGCGGATCTCGGCGCCAAGGTCCGTCCTGACGGGGATGTTCTGGAGGTTGGGGTCGCTCGAGCTCAGGCGGCCGGTGGCGGTCACGGCCTGGTTGAACGTCGTGTGTACGCGGCCGTCCTTGTCCGCCAGCGTCGGCAGGACGTCGACGTACGTGTTCTTGAGCTTCGCCAGCTCGCGGTACGCCAATATCTTGGCCGGGAGCGGGTGTTCCTCGGCCAACGACTCCAGGACGTCGGCGGCGGTGGAGTAGCCGGTCTTGGTCTTGCGCTTGGGCTTCAGGCCCAGCTTGTCGAATAGTATTTCACGAAGTTGTATAGGGGAGTTGGGGTTGAACTCGCCGCCGGCCAGCTCGTACAGCTCGCCCTCGGCCTTCTTCAAGTGCTTCTCGAATTTGCGCGCCAGTTTGGCGAAGTGGGGCCGGTCTATCTTGACGCCGCGTTCCTCGAGGGCGGCCAGCACCGGCGCCAGCGGGACCTCCAGGTCGCGGTAGAGCTCGCCCATATCCTGCTGCTCGACGAGGCGCGCCGTCAACTCGGCCAGCCGGGCCACGGCCTGCGCTCGAGCCGCGGCATCCTCGGCCGCGCCCTCGCCGAACGCCAGCTCCCCCTCCGCCTCCTCCGCGGGGAGGTGGACCTTGAGGTACTCGTACGCCAGGTCCGCCAGCCGGTAGTTTACGCGCTCGGGGTTGAGGAGGTACGCGGCGAGCATGGTGTCGCCGTCGAACTTGACGGCCGGCCCCAACAGGTGAACCAGCCGCTTGGTGTCGTGCCCCGCCAGCGGCAGCTCGGATTCCTGATAAATTTTTCCGAGCTTGCGTGCGACCTCGGCCGGCGAGCCGTCGAGCAACGTTACGCGCTCGCGCCCCGCCGCCACCGCCGCCCCCGCAAACTCGCCCCCCCGGATGACGGCCTCCAGGCCGAGCCATTCGTCCGACGCCTCCGGCGCCGTGGGCGCGAGCTCCTCGGCCGAGACCAGGTCCGGCTTCAGCTCGTCCGCCGGCTCCGCGCCGACGTCCAGCTCCTCCGCCAGCGTCTTGAGCTCATATTCCTTCAAAAAGGAGCGCAGCGCTTTCTCGTCGCGGCCCCGGGGCTCGAGCGCGGCGGCGTCCAGGCCCAGCGCGAGGTCGTCCCTGAGCGCGACCAGCGTACGCGAAAGCTCGGCCGACGCGCGGCCTTTCTCGAGCGCCGTCCGCGCGCGCTTGGGCTCTACCTCGTCGACGTGTTCGAACACCGCCTCGAGCGAGCCGTATTGCTCGAGCAGCGCCCGGGCGGTCTTCTCGCCGATGCCGGGGACGCCGGGGACGTTGTCGACGCTGTCGCCCTCCAGCGCCAGGAGGTCCGGCACCGCCGCGGGCGGGACCCCCATCTTGGCCTCCACCGCCGCGGCGTCCAGTTCCTCGACGTCGGAGACGCCGGTCTTGGGCGCGAGCAACTTCACGCCGCCGCCCACCAGCGTCATTAGGTCTTTATCGCCCGAGAGTATGAGCACGTCGTCGAAGCGGCCGGCGCCGCCGCGGGCGAGCGTCGCGGCCACGTCGTCGGCCTCCATCCCCTCCTTCTCGACGACCGCCAGGCCCAAAAGGCGGGCGAACTCCTTGACGGGCTCGAGCTGCGCGACGAGGTCGTCGGGCGGCGCCTTGCGCGTAGCCTTGTACTCCGGGTAAATTTCCTCGCGGAAGGAGGGGCCGCCGCCCTCCAGCGCGACGGCGACGTGGGTGGGCTGGTAATCGGCCAACGCCTTGAGCAACATCCGCGCGAAGCCGTATACGGCGGAGGTGTTGCGGCCGTCGGTCGTCCGCAAAGGGCGGCCGATAAGCGCGTAGTAAGCACGAAACACCAGGTTCATCGTGTCTACTACGAGAAGGCGACGACGTTTTTTCATGTTGGGAGGATAGGGGAAACCCATCGATTAGTCAAGGGGGAACGGCGGCCTCCGTTCCTCGGCGAGCTTCCCCGCCCCGCGCTCTTCGCCCGGGTCGCGATACACCGCGAGCCGGTTAAGATATAAGAAACGCTTTTCGCCGGTGGCGCGGTCAAGCATGCCGTTGCGCAGGGTAATCTTAATCTCGTGCTCGCCGGCGTCGAGTGCGG
This sequence is a window from bacterium. Protein-coding genes within it:
- the polA gene encoding DNA polymerase I produces the protein MGFPYPPNMKKRRRLLVVDTMNLVFRAYYALIGRPLRTTDGRNTSAVYGFARMLLKALADYQPTHVAVALEGGGPSFREEIYPEYKATRKAPPDDLVAQLEPVKEFARLLGLAVVEKEGMEADDVAATLARGGAGRFDDVLILSGDKDLMTLVGGGVKLLAPKTGVSDVEELDAAAVEAKMGVPPAAVPDLLALEGDSVDNVPGVPGIGEKTARALLEQYGSLEAVFEHVDEVEPKRARTALEKGRASAELSRTLVALRDDLALGLDAAALEPRGRDEKALRSFLKEYELKTLAEELDVGAEPADELKPDLVSAEELAPTAPEASDEWLGLEAVIRGGEFAGAAVAAGRERVTLLDGSPAEVARKLGKIYQESELPLAGHDTKRLVHLLGPAVKFDGDTMLAAYLLNPERVNYRLADLAYEYLKVHLPAEEAEGELAFGEGAAEDAAARAQAVARLAELTARLVEQQDMGELYRDLEVPLAPVLAALEERGVKIDRPHFAKLARKFEKHLKKAEGELYELAGGEFNPNSPIQLREILFDKLGLKPKRKTKTGYSTAADVLESLAEEHPLPAKILAYRELAKLKNTYVDVLPTLADKDGRVHTTFNQAVTATGRLSSSDPNLQNIPVRTDLGAEIRKGFIPGDGLVFLSADYAQVELRILAHVADDPGLQHAFAEGKDIHAATAAELFDVPFDGVNREQRTLAKAINFGLAYKMGPRRLARETGLSVKEAEAYIEKYFTRYPGVRRFIDEEIERAHREGYVHTVLGRRRYLPDIASEDNRARAAAERVAVNMPIQGSAADILKLAMVALARRLRGEPLQAWMLLTIHDELLFEASPGDVAALEELVKEEMVGVLNLKVPLEVHVGVGNNWLEAHG